Proteins found in one Lutimonas zeaxanthinifaciens genomic segment:
- the rpsC gene encoding 30S ribosomal protein S3 → MGQKTNPIGNRLGIIRGWESNWYGGNDYGDKIAEDSKIRKYIHARLYKASVSRVIIERTLKLVTVTITTARPGIIIGKGGQEVDKLKEELKKITGKEVQINIFEIKRPELDAKLVAASIARQIENRISYRRAIKMAIAATMRMNAEGIKVQISGRLNGAEMARSESYKEGRIPLSTFRADIDYALEEASTTYGKIGVKVWIMKGEVYGKRELSPLVGLSKKGKQSGGKGPGRNKSRR, encoded by the coding sequence ATGGGACAAAAGACAAATCCAATAGGAAATCGATTAGGAATCATCAGAGGATGGGAATCTAACTGGTACGGTGGAAATGACTACGGGGACAAAATTGCTGAGGACAGCAAGATCCGTAAATATATCCATGCTAGATTATATAAAGCAAGTGTTTCACGTGTGATCATTGAGCGTACACTTAAACTTGTAACCGTTACTATCACTACTGCCAGACCTGGTATTATTATCGGAAAAGGTGGTCAAGAGGTAGACAAGTTGAAAGAAGAGCTTAAAAAGATCACAGGTAAAGAAGTACAGATTAATATCTTCGAGATCAAGCGTCCGGAACTTGACGCTAAATTGGTAGCTGCCAGTATTGCTCGTCAGATTGAGAACAGAATCTCATACAGAAGAGCGATCAAAATGGCAATCGCTGCCACAATGCGTATGAATGCTGAAGGTATTAAGGTACAGATTTCAGGTCGTTTGAACGGTGCTGAAATGGCTAGATCTGAGTCTTATAAAGAAGGAAGAATTCCTCTTTCTACTTTTAGAGCAGATATAGATTATGCCTTGGAAGAAGCGAGTACTACTTATGGTAAAATAGGTGTGAAAGTTTGGATTATGAAAGGTGAGGTTTATGGTAAGAGAGAATTATCTCCTTTAGTTGGTCTTTCTAAGAAAGGTAAACAAAGTGGAGG
- the rplW gene encoding 50S ribosomal protein L23, protein MSILIKPIITEKATDQSELSNCFSFVVKKGANKIEVKEAVESAYGVTVKGVRTMNYPVKRTTKYTKKGLVASVKGAYKKAIVQLAEGENIDFYSNI, encoded by the coding sequence ATGAGTATATTGATAAAACCTATTATTACGGAAAAAGCAACAGACCAAAGTGAGTTGAGTAACTGCTTTAGTTTTGTTGTGAAAAAAGGAGCTAATAAGATAGAAGTTAAAGAAGCTGTAGAAAGTGCTTATGGCGTGACTGTTAAGGGCGTTAGAACGATGAACTATCCTGTAAAGCGTACAACCAAGTACACCAAAAAAGGATTGGTTGCAAGTGTTAAAGGAGCTTATAAGAAAGCCATCGTTCAGTTGGCAGAAGGTGAGAACATTGATTTTTATAGCAATATCTAA
- the rplV gene encoding 50S ribosomal protein L22 → MGVRKKLRANQLKEARKNTYVAKLNGCPTSPRKMRLVADLIRGVEVEKALQILKFNPKEASINLEKLMLSAIANWQAKNEDESIEDAGLFVKEIYVDSATMLKRLRTAPQGRAHRIRKRSNHVTMVLGTNNLSN, encoded by the coding sequence ATGGGAGTTCGAAAAAAGTTAAGAGCAAATCAACTGAAAGAGGCACGTAAGAACACTTACGTAGCTAAGCTTAATGGTTGTCCTACATCTCCAAGAAAGATGCGTTTAGTAGCTGATTTGATCAGAGGAGTAGAAGTGGAAAAAGCACTTCAGATCTTGAAATTCAATCCAAAAGAGGCATCGATAAATCTTGAAAAGTTAATGTTATCAGCAATTGCCAACTGGCAAGCGAAGAACGAAGACGAAAGCATTGAAGATGCCGGACTTTTTGTGAAAGAAATTTATGTTGATAGCGCAACGATGTTGAAAAGGCTGCGTACTGCACCTCAGGGTAGAGCGCACAGGATCAGAAAACGTTCAAACCACGTAACGATGGTTTTGGGAACTAATAATTTAAGCAATTAA
- the rpsS gene encoding 30S ribosomal protein S19: MARSLKKGPYVFHALERKVQKNVDSGKKSVIKTWSRASMITPDFVGQTIGVHNGRQFVPVYITENMVGHKLGEFSPTRSFRGHAGAKNKGKK, translated from the coding sequence ATGGCACGTTCGTTAAAAAAAGGACCTTATGTTTTTCACGCTTTAGAGAGAAAAGTGCAGAAGAATGTAGACTCAGGAAAGAAATCAGTAATCAAAACCTGGTCAAGAGCATCAATGATAACTCCTGATTTTGTTGGGCAGACAATCGGTGTTCACAATGGCCGTCAGTTTGTACCGGTATATATTACTGAAAATATGGTAGGTCATAAGTTAGGTGAATTTTCTCCAACACGTTCATTCCGTGGACATGCAGGAGCAAAAAATAAAGGTAAAAAATAG
- the rplD gene encoding 50S ribosomal protein L4, producing MKVAVIDINGKKTGRSVELSKAVFGIEPNDHAIYLDVKQHLANKRQGTHKAKERAEIVGSTRKIKKQKGTGTARAGSIKSPIFRGGGRAFGPRPRNYSFKLNKGLKKLARQSALSIKAKEENIVVIEKFDFDTPKTKNFTSILKALELENKKSLFVLDGSNNNVYLSSRNLERANVISGSELNTYKVLNANKVVISESCLEEIESNFSK from the coding sequence ATGAAAGTAGCTGTTATAGATATCAACGGGAAAAAAACCGGAAGAAGTGTTGAGCTTTCGAAAGCTGTTTTTGGTATTGAACCAAATGACCATGCTATTTATCTGGATGTTAAACAACATTTGGCTAACAAGCGTCAGGGTACTCACAAAGCAAAAGAAAGAGCTGAAATAGTGGGTAGTACGCGTAAGATTAAAAAACAAAAAGGTACGGGTACTGCGAGAGCGGGAAGTATCAAGTCTCCTATTTTCAGAGGTGGAGGTAGAGCTTTTGGTCCAAGACCAAGAAATTACTCTTTCAAATTGAACAAAGGTCTTAAAAAACTGGCTCGTCAGTCAGCACTTTCGATCAAGGCAAAAGAGGAGAATATTGTGGTAATTGAGAAATTCGATTTCGATACTCCGAAGACGAAAAACTTTACTAGTATTTTGAAAGCCTTGGAGTTGGAAAACAAAAAATCTTTGTTTGTGTTGGATGGGTCAAATAATAATGTATATTTGTCATCACGAAATTTGGAGAGAGCTAATGTTATAAGCGGCTCAGAATTAAACACTTACAAGGTTCTTAATGCGAATAAAGTTGTTATTTCTGAATCGTGTTTGGAGGAAATTGAATCTAATTTTAGCAAATAA
- the rplB gene encoding 50S ribosomal protein L2, giving the protein MALRKLKPITPGQRFKVVTDFDVVTTDKPEKSLLAPIKRSGGRNSEGKMTMRFLGGGHKRRYRVIDFKRNKDGVPATVKTIEYDPNRSAYIALLSYADGEKRYIIAQNGLKVGQEVISGEKVAPEIGNTMLLSNIPLGTVISCIELRPGQGAVIARSAGTFAQLMAREGKYATIKLPSGEIRMILLTCKATIGVVSNSDHQLTVSGKAGRSRWLGRRPRTRPVAMNPVDHPMGGGEGRASGGHPRSKNGIPAKGYKTRSKTKASNKQIVERRKK; this is encoded by the coding sequence ATGGCATTAAGAAAATTAAAACCGATTACTCCAGGACAACGATTTAAAGTTGTTACGGATTTTGATGTTGTAACAACGGATAAACCCGAAAAAAGTCTTTTGGCTCCGATCAAAAGATCAGGAGGAAGAAACAGTGAAGGAAAAATGACTATGCGCTTTTTAGGTGGTGGTCATAAGAGAAGATACCGTGTTATCGATTTCAAAAGAAATAAAGATGGTGTTCCTGCTACTGTAAAAACGATTGAATACGATCCAAACAGGTCAGCTTACATTGCGTTGTTGAGCTATGCAGACGGAGAAAAGAGATATATCATTGCACAGAATGGATTGAAAGTTGGACAGGAAGTAATTTCTGGTGAAAAAGTGGCTCCTGAGATTGGAAACACAATGCTTTTGAGCAACATTCCATTAGGTACTGTGATTTCTTGTATTGAATTACGTCCCGGACAGGGTGCTGTAATCGCAAGGAGCGCTGGTACTTTTGCCCAGTTAATGGCGAGAGAAGGAAAATATGCAACGATCAAGTTACCTTCAGGCGAGATTAGAATGATCTTGCTTACATGTAAGGCGACGATCGGAGTGGTGTCGAATTCGGATCATCAGTTAACTGTATCAGGTAAAGCCGGTAGAAGTAGATGGTTAGGAAGACGTCCAAGAACGCGTCCTGTTGCCATGAACCCTGTTGATCATCCAATGGGAGGTGGTGAAGGTAGAGCTTCAGGTGGACACCCAAGATCTAAGAATGGAATTCCTGCTAAAGGATACAAGACCCGTTCGAAGACTAAAGCGAGCAATAAGCAAATCGTTGAACGTAGAAAAAAATAA